In one window of Episyrphus balteatus chromosome 3, idEpiBalt1.1, whole genome shotgun sequence DNA:
- the LOC129916248 gene encoding adenylate kinase isoenzyme 5 isoform X1, producing MGICLDTDASAAQDTNETANEAWKRTNPRNTNSASGSAINVPLADMDNAGKIKFDPPKVPVIFVLGGPGSGKVTHCDTFMQERRGVIHINMMDLLQQYAMGNDMQDFAQLSSKTVTEVLMLEMKMAPAAKAYLISGYPRSMRDVVEYSEKIQIVNGVILISWRQSVLQKQIDYGAKLGHVVLSLAKMELENFFKNVMPVADYFDQSDMLLAVNGERAPTEVYKDFRTAILDILSALENQEAILNGVTGMGRGMNDIPGSIVSVETAPSQEKNITEPAVRQQRSSAAFTTTTSRIQDVEVDYHQFSGGNAAAAANGNGVGIRGRVVASPQGVDAVALMGQNISNAIAAVNHVGESVPPVIWVIGGPGSNKASLCLKAVGLNPGWGHISIGRILRTITDSAPRANTESYAIKEALTAGEMVPEKNLNALLDVNIRQLMDKKGIIIDGFPRNLQQVSYFETKYKVQPPVVLLDCSKLQLGRGRVDDTVSSFRRRLELFREQTLPMLKSMDNSSRLIIVDGDTDSPSVQREFEKIIRNHIQKLTVNPNQNPNNMMMNDLNNRPHTTTMRNVTEQTDAILNDLENNVPGAVPTISHHVSMMNGHLKSNSNNVNSNNVNNMNHHAMVGGVKTGMNGNAGKPMDFRHMLEEAERHPVDSYM from the exons ATGCCAGCGCGGCACAGGACACAAACGAAACCGCCAACGAAGCGTGGAAACGTACAAATCCTCGCAATACAAACAGTGCCAGTGGTTCAGCAATAAATGTCCCATTAGCCGATATGGACAATGCTGGCAAAATAAAATTCGATCCACCAAAGGTTCCAGTGATATTTGTTTTAG GAGGCCCAGGTAGTGGCAAAGTAACACATTGTGACACCTTTATGCAGGAGCGACGAGGTGTCATACATATAAATATGATGGATCTCCTGCAACAGTATGCGATGGGTAATG atatgcaAGATTTTGCACAATTATCATCAAAAACTGTTACCGAAGTTTTAATGTTAGAAATGAAAATGGCTCCAGCTGCCAAAGCATATTTAATTTCCGGATATCCTCGTTCAATGCGCGACGTTGTTGAATATTCAGAAAAA atacaAATTGTCAATGGTGTTATATTAATATCGTGGCGTCAAtctgttttacaaaaacaaatcgatTATGGAGCAAAATTAGGTCATGTAGTTCTCTCTCTCGCCAAAATGGAattagaaaacttttttaaaaatgttatgcCTGTTGCTGATTATTTTGATCAAAGTGATATGTTGCTGGcg GTAAATGGCGAGCGTGCGCCAACGGAAGTTTATAAAGACTTTCGGACCGCCATACTTGACATCTTAAGTGCCTTAGAGAATCAAGAAGCAATATTAAATGGAGTTACAGGTATGGGCAGAGGGATGAATGACATACCCGGCAGTATAGTTAGTGTTGAAACTGCTCCTAGTCAAGAGAAGAATATTACAGAGCCTGCAGTGCGTCAGCAACGTTCGTCTGCAgcgtttacaacaacaacaagtcgCATTCAAGATGTTGAAGTTGATTATCATCAATTTTCTGGTGGaaatgctgctgctgctgctaatGGAAATGGTGTTGGTATTCGTGGACGAGTGGTGGCATCTCCCCAAGGAGTTGATGCAGTTGCACTGATGGGTCAGAATATTTCCAATGCTATAGCAGCTGTTAATCATGTTGGTGAAAGTGTACCACCCGTTATTTGGGTGATTGGTGGACCGGGAAGTAATAAGGCAAGTCTGTGTTTGAAGGCGGTAGGACTGAATCCCGGATGGGGACATATTAG TATCGGACGAATTCTTCGAACTATTACTGATTCAGCTCCAAGGGCCAATACCGAAAGTTATGCCATAAAAGAGGCCTTAACTGCTGGTGAAATGGTTCCTGAGAAGAATTTGAATGCTCTGCTCGATGTTAACATTCGACAGTTGATGGATAAGAAGGGAATAATTATCGATGGATTCCCAAGAAACTTGCAACAAGTTTCTTATTTCGAAACTAAG tACAAAGTTCAACCGCCAGTGGTGTTGTTAGATTGCTCAAAACTTCAATTGGGTCGAGGTCGGGTTGATGATACGGTTTCATCATTTCGAAGACGTTTAGAGCTATTTCGCGAACAAACATTACCAATGCTGAAATCCATGGACAATAGCAGTCGATTGATAatt GTTGATGGTGATACAGATAGTCCGTCAGTACAACGTGAATTTGAGAAAATCATTCGAAATCACATTCAAAAATTAACAGTCAATCCAAATCAGAATCCAAATAATATGATGATGAATGATTTGAATAATCGACCTCATACAACTACAATGCGTAATGTTACCGAACAAACCGATGCAATTCTAAACGATTTGGAAAATAATGTGCCGGGAGCTGTGCCAACAATAAGTCATCATGTCAGCATGATGAATGGTCATTTGAAGAGTAATAGTAATAATGTCAATAGTAATAATGTTAATAATATGAATCATCATGCGATGGTTGGTGGTGTTAAGACTGGAATGAATGGAAATGCTGGAAAACCTATGGATTTTAGGCATATGCTGGAAGAAGCTGAAAGACATCCGGTAGATTCATATATGTAG
- the LOC129916248 gene encoding adenylate kinase isoenzyme 5 isoform X2, with protein MGICLDTDASAAQDTNETANEAWKRTNPRNTNSASGSAINVPLADMDNAGKIKFDPPKVPVIFVLGGPGSGKVTHCDTFMQERRGVIHINMMDLLQQYAMGNDMQDFAQLSSKTVTEVLMLEMKMAPAAKAYLISGYPRSMRDVVEYSEKIQIVNGVILISWRQSVLQKQIDYGAKLGHVVLSLAKMELENFFKNVMPVADYFDQSDMLLAVNGERAPTEVYKDFRTAILDILSALENQEAILNGVTEPAVRQQRSSAAFTTTTSRIQDVEVDYHQFSGGNAAAAANGNGVGIRGRVVASPQGVDAVALMGQNISNAIAAVNHVGESVPPVIWVIGGPGSNKASLCLKAVGLNPGWGHISIGRILRTITDSAPRANTESYAIKEALTAGEMVPEKNLNALLDVNIRQLMDKKGIIIDGFPRNLQQVSYFETKYKVQPPVVLLDCSKLQLGRGRVDDTVSSFRRRLELFREQTLPMLKSMDNSSRLIIVDGDTDSPSVQREFEKIIRNHIQKLTVNPNQNPNNMMMNDLNNRPHTTTMRNVTEQTDAILNDLENNVPGAVPTISHHVSMMNGHLKSNSNNVNSNNVNNMNHHAMVGGVKTGMNGNAGKPMDFRHMLEEAERHPVDSYM; from the exons ATGCCAGCGCGGCACAGGACACAAACGAAACCGCCAACGAAGCGTGGAAACGTACAAATCCTCGCAATACAAACAGTGCCAGTGGTTCAGCAATAAATGTCCCATTAGCCGATATGGACAATGCTGGCAAAATAAAATTCGATCCACCAAAGGTTCCAGTGATATTTGTTTTAG GAGGCCCAGGTAGTGGCAAAGTAACACATTGTGACACCTTTATGCAGGAGCGACGAGGTGTCATACATATAAATATGATGGATCTCCTGCAACAGTATGCGATGGGTAATG atatgcaAGATTTTGCACAATTATCATCAAAAACTGTTACCGAAGTTTTAATGTTAGAAATGAAAATGGCTCCAGCTGCCAAAGCATATTTAATTTCCGGATATCCTCGTTCAATGCGCGACGTTGTTGAATATTCAGAAAAA atacaAATTGTCAATGGTGTTATATTAATATCGTGGCGTCAAtctgttttacaaaaacaaatcgatTATGGAGCAAAATTAGGTCATGTAGTTCTCTCTCTCGCCAAAATGGAattagaaaacttttttaaaaatgttatgcCTGTTGCTGATTATTTTGATCAAAGTGATATGTTGCTGGcg GTAAATGGCGAGCGTGCGCCAACGGAAGTTTATAAAGACTTTCGGACCGCCATACTTGACATCTTAAGTGCCTTAGAGAATCAAGAAGCAATATTAAATGGAGTTACAG AGCCTGCAGTGCGTCAGCAACGTTCGTCTGCAgcgtttacaacaacaacaagtcgCATTCAAGATGTTGAAGTTGATTATCATCAATTTTCTGGTGGaaatgctgctgctgctgctaatGGAAATGGTGTTGGTATTCGTGGACGAGTGGTGGCATCTCCCCAAGGAGTTGATGCAGTTGCACTGATGGGTCAGAATATTTCCAATGCTATAGCAGCTGTTAATCATGTTGGTGAAAGTGTACCACCCGTTATTTGGGTGATTGGTGGACCGGGAAGTAATAAGGCAAGTCTGTGTTTGAAGGCGGTAGGACTGAATCCCGGATGGGGACATATTAG TATCGGACGAATTCTTCGAACTATTACTGATTCAGCTCCAAGGGCCAATACCGAAAGTTATGCCATAAAAGAGGCCTTAACTGCTGGTGAAATGGTTCCTGAGAAGAATTTGAATGCTCTGCTCGATGTTAACATTCGACAGTTGATGGATAAGAAGGGAATAATTATCGATGGATTCCCAAGAAACTTGCAACAAGTTTCTTATTTCGAAACTAAG tACAAAGTTCAACCGCCAGTGGTGTTGTTAGATTGCTCAAAACTTCAATTGGGTCGAGGTCGGGTTGATGATACGGTTTCATCATTTCGAAGACGTTTAGAGCTATTTCGCGAACAAACATTACCAATGCTGAAATCCATGGACAATAGCAGTCGATTGATAatt GTTGATGGTGATACAGATAGTCCGTCAGTACAACGTGAATTTGAGAAAATCATTCGAAATCACATTCAAAAATTAACAGTCAATCCAAATCAGAATCCAAATAATATGATGATGAATGATTTGAATAATCGACCTCATACAACTACAATGCGTAATGTTACCGAACAAACCGATGCAATTCTAAACGATTTGGAAAATAATGTGCCGGGAGCTGTGCCAACAATAAGTCATCATGTCAGCATGATGAATGGTCATTTGAAGAGTAATAGTAATAATGTCAATAGTAATAATGTTAATAATATGAATCATCATGCGATGGTTGGTGGTGTTAAGACTGGAATGAATGGAAATGCTGGAAAACCTATGGATTTTAGGCATATGCTGGAAGAAGCTGAAAGACATCCGGTAGATTCATATATGTAG